One Micromonospora sp. WMMD812 genomic window carries:
- a CDS encoding MOSC N-terminal beta barrel domain-containing protein yields the protein MRLSAIHTYPVKGSHRLDQETATVLPWGLAGDRRWMVVDADGVGVTQRESARLVGLRAVSRDGGLVLRADERPDLDVPEPAEGDPMPVRTFRSRKQPVPALAAGPAADAWMSALLDRPVRLVWLARPTRHLPADDREHDTGDRVSFADAYPLLLANAASLTALNDWLAEAGEEPVPMTRFRPNLVVDGAPAWAEDGWVGRPLRVGGVPFRAAGPCDRCVVTTVDQETGVRGREPLRTLGRHRNVRQKLLFGLHLVPMDTGPVAVGDPVTVEG from the coding sequence ATGCGGCTGAGCGCGATCCACACCTACCCGGTCAAGGGCTCACACCGGCTCGACCAGGAGACCGCGACGGTGCTGCCGTGGGGCCTGGCCGGCGACCGGCGGTGGATGGTGGTCGACGCCGACGGCGTCGGCGTCACCCAGCGGGAGAGCGCCCGCCTGGTCGGGCTGCGCGCCGTGTCCCGCGATGGTGGCCTCGTGCTGCGCGCCGACGAGCGGCCCGACCTCGACGTGCCCGAGCCGGCCGAGGGTGACCCGATGCCGGTGCGGACGTTCCGCAGCCGGAAGCAGCCGGTCCCGGCGCTGGCCGCCGGGCCGGCCGCCGACGCCTGGATGAGCGCCCTGCTCGACCGGCCGGTCCGGCTGGTCTGGCTGGCCCGTCCGACCCGGCACCTCCCCGCCGACGACCGGGAGCACGACACCGGCGACCGGGTCAGCTTCGCCGACGCGTACCCGCTGCTGCTGGCCAACGCCGCCTCCCTGACCGCGCTCAACGACTGGCTCGCCGAGGCCGGTGAGGAGCCGGTGCCGATGACCCGCTTCCGACCCAACCTGGTGGTGGACGGCGCGCCGGCCTGGGCCGAGGACGGCTGGGTGGGCCGGCCGCTGCGCGTCGGTGGCGTGCCGTTCCGTGCCGCCGGGCCGTGCGACCGGTGCGTGGTCACCACCGTCGACCAGGAGACCGGGGTACGCGGCCGGGAGCCGCTACGCACGCTCGGCCGGCACCGCAACGTCCGGCAGAAGCTCCTCTTCGGACTGCACCTGGTCCCGATGGACACCGGGCCGGTGGCCGTGGGCGACCCGGTGACCGTCGAGGGCTGA
- a CDS encoding GNAT family N-acetyltransferase, whose amino-acid sequence MSLRFVLEPGLTPDLREQIVALWTDVSNAGGAVGFVPPVTAADVRTLADPTFAGIVDGPDRLLLGYADDRLVAALIFSDNRFNLKAHWCVLKRVMVHPDTQGKGYGLALMREAERLGRELGLSALHVTVRDGLGLDAFYRRLGYREIGRLPGALRVAPGDDRDEVLMWLDLRPAGAAAVSA is encoded by the coding sequence GTGAGCCTGCGTTTCGTCCTCGAACCCGGCCTGACCCCCGACCTGCGCGAGCAGATCGTCGCGCTCTGGACGGACGTCTCCAACGCCGGTGGGGCCGTCGGCTTCGTGCCACCGGTGACCGCCGCCGACGTCCGTACGCTGGCCGACCCGACGTTCGCCGGGATCGTCGACGGGCCGGACCGGCTGCTGCTCGGCTACGCGGATGACCGGCTCGTCGCGGCCCTGATCTTCAGTGACAACCGGTTCAACCTCAAGGCGCACTGGTGCGTGCTGAAGCGGGTGATGGTCCACCCCGACACGCAGGGCAAGGGGTACGGGCTCGCGCTCATGCGCGAGGCCGAGCGCCTCGGCCGCGAGCTGGGCCTGAGCGCGCTGCACGTCACGGTGCGGGACGGGCTGGGCCTGGACGCCTTCTACCGGCGGCTCGGGTACCGGGAGATCGGCCGGCTGCCCGGCGCGTTGCGGGTCGCCCCCGGTGACGACCGGGACGAGGTGCTCATGTGGCTGGACCTCAGGCCGGCCGGCGCGGCGGCCGTCTCGGCGTAG